A stretch of Rhinopithecus roxellana isolate Shanxi Qingling chromosome 12, ASM756505v1, whole genome shotgun sequence DNA encodes these proteins:
- the LOC104676314 gene encoding pregnancy-specific beta-1-glycoprotein 8-like isoform X2: MGPLSAPPYTLHITWKQLLLTASLLIFWNPPTTVQVTIEAQPTKVSEGKDVLLLVHNLPQNIAAYIWYKGQIMDLRHYITAYIIDTEMIILGPAYSGRETVYSNASLLIQNVTQNDTGSYTIQITQRGDGAKGVTGHFTLYLETPKPSINSSNLSPREAVETVILSCDPDTQDVSYLWWINGQSLPISRKLQLSENNRTLVLSGVTKDTAGPYECEMKNPVSSSRSDPVTLNLLLELPEPYIISNNFNPMENKNVVALTCEPKTQGYTYVGRVNGQSLPVSPRLKQPSKNRILILTSVTRNGTGPYECEIRDRVGSICSDPVTLDVLYGPDIPSIFPSLTDYQSGENLHLSCFADSNPLAEYTWSMHGKFLKSGQELFIPQITTKHTGIYGCFARNSATGRERSTFKMIVVSGKWIPASLAIGF; encoded by the exons CATCACTTTTAATCTTCTGGAACCCGCCCACCACTGTCCAAGTCACGATTGAAGCCCAGCCAACCAAAGTTTCTGAGGGGAAGGATGTTCTGCTACTTGTTCACAATTTGCCCCAGAATATTGCTGCCTATATCTGGTACAAAGGGCAAATAATGGACCTACGCCATTACATTACAGCATATATAATAGACACTGAAATGATTATACTTGGGCCTGCATACAGTGGACGAGAAACTGTATATTCCAATGCATCCCTGCTGATCCAGAATGTCACCCAGAATGACACAGGATCCTACACCATTCAAATCACACAGCGAGGTGATGGAGCTAAAGGAGTAACTGGACATTTCACCTTATACC TGGAGACTCCCAAGCCCTCCATCAACAGCAGCAACTTAAGTCCCAGGGAGGCCGTGGAGACTGTGATCTTATCCTGTGATCCTGACACTCAGGACGTAAGCTACCTGTGGTGGATAAATGGTCAGAGCCTCCCTATCAGTCGCAAGTTGCAGCTGTCTGAAAACAACAGGACCCTTGTTCTATCTGGTGTCACAAAGGATACTGCAGGACCCTATGAATGTGAAATGAAGAACCCAGTGAGTTCCAGTCGCAGTGACCCAGTCACCCTGAATCTCCTCT TGGAACTGCCTGAGCCCTACATCATCAGCAACAATTTCAACCCCATGGAGAATAAGAATGTTGTAGCCTTAACCTGTGAACCTAAGACTCAGGGCTACACCTATGTGGGGAGGGTAAATGGTCAGAGCCTCCCAGTCAGTCCCAGGCTAAAGCAACCCAGTAAAAACAGAATCCTCATTCTAACCAGTGTCACAAGAAATGGCACAGGACCCTATGAATGTGAAATACGGGACCGAGTTGGTAGCATCTGCAGTGACCCAGTCACCCTGGAtgtccttt ATGGTCCAGACATCCCCAGCATTTTCCCTTCACTCACCGATTACCAATCAGGAGAAAACCTCCACTTGTCCTGCTTCGCGGATTCTAACCCACTGGCAGAGTATACTTGGTCAATGCATGGGAAGTTTCTGAAATCAGGACAAGAGCTCTTTATCCCGCAAATTACTACAAAGCATACCGGGATCTATGGTTGCTTTGCTCGTAACTCAGCCACTGGCAGGGAACGTTCCACATTCAAGATGATCGTAGTCTCTGGTAAGTGGATCCCTGCATCACTGGCAATAGGGTTTTAG
- the LOC104676314 gene encoding putative pregnancy-specific beta-1-glycoprotein 7 isoform X1, whose amino-acid sequence MGPLSAPPYTLHITWKQLLLTASLLIFWNPPTTVQVTIEAQPTKVSEGKDVLLLVHNLPQNIAAYIWYKGQIMDLRHYITAYIIDTEMIILGPAYSGRETVYSNASLLIQNVTQNDTGSYTIQITQRGDGAKGVTGHFTLYLETPKPSINSSNLSPREAVETVILSCDPDTQDVSYLWWINGQSLPISRKLQLSENNRTLVLSGVTKDTAGPYECEMKNPVSSSRSDPVTLNLLLELPEPYIISNNFNPMENKNVVALTCEPKTQGYTYVGRVNGQSLPVSPRLKQPSKNRILILTSVTRNGTGPYECEIRDRVGSICSDPVTLDVLYGPDIPSIFPSLTDYQSGENLHLSCFADSNPLAEYTWSMHGKFLKSGQELFIPQITTKHTGIYGCFARNSATGRERSTFKMIVVSGKDRSPHVTYAGPNTWPQEILPL is encoded by the exons CATCACTTTTAATCTTCTGGAACCCGCCCACCACTGTCCAAGTCACGATTGAAGCCCAGCCAACCAAAGTTTCTGAGGGGAAGGATGTTCTGCTACTTGTTCACAATTTGCCCCAGAATATTGCTGCCTATATCTGGTACAAAGGGCAAATAATGGACCTACGCCATTACATTACAGCATATATAATAGACACTGAAATGATTATACTTGGGCCTGCATACAGTGGACGAGAAACTGTATATTCCAATGCATCCCTGCTGATCCAGAATGTCACCCAGAATGACACAGGATCCTACACCATTCAAATCACACAGCGAGGTGATGGAGCTAAAGGAGTAACTGGACATTTCACCTTATACC TGGAGACTCCCAAGCCCTCCATCAACAGCAGCAACTTAAGTCCCAGGGAGGCCGTGGAGACTGTGATCTTATCCTGTGATCCTGACACTCAGGACGTAAGCTACCTGTGGTGGATAAATGGTCAGAGCCTCCCTATCAGTCGCAAGTTGCAGCTGTCTGAAAACAACAGGACCCTTGTTCTATCTGGTGTCACAAAGGATACTGCAGGACCCTATGAATGTGAAATGAAGAACCCAGTGAGTTCCAGTCGCAGTGACCCAGTCACCCTGAATCTCCTCT TGGAACTGCCTGAGCCCTACATCATCAGCAACAATTTCAACCCCATGGAGAATAAGAATGTTGTAGCCTTAACCTGTGAACCTAAGACTCAGGGCTACACCTATGTGGGGAGGGTAAATGGTCAGAGCCTCCCAGTCAGTCCCAGGCTAAAGCAACCCAGTAAAAACAGAATCCTCATTCTAACCAGTGTCACAAGAAATGGCACAGGACCCTATGAATGTGAAATACGGGACCGAGTTGGTAGCATCTGCAGTGACCCAGTCACCCTGGAtgtccttt ATGGTCCAGACATCCCCAGCATTTTCCCTTCACTCACCGATTACCAATCAGGAGAAAACCTCCACTTGTCCTGCTTCGCGGATTCTAACCCACTGGCAGAGTATACTTGGTCAATGCATGGGAAGTTTCTGAAATCAGGACAAGAGCTCTTTATCCCGCAAATTACTACAAAGCATACCGGGATCTATGGTTGCTTTGCTCGTAACTCAGCCACTGGCAGGGAACGTTCCACATTCAAGATGATCGTAGTCTCTGGTAA agacaggtctCCCCATGTTACCTACGCTGGtccaaacacctggcctcaagaaatcctcccattgtga